A region of the Kribbella sp. NBC_01245 genome:
CGGCAGTCGCATCCACGGCCTCGACGTCTGCGGCCGCTCGGCCCTGTTCCGCCGGTTGATCGCGGGCAAGCAGGCGCTGATCCTGCTCGACAACGCCGCCTCCGAGGAGCAGGTCGAGCCTTTGCTCTCCTCTGGTCCGGACTGCTTCACGGTCGTGACCAGTCGTCGCCACCTCGCCGGTTTGCCCGAGGCCCGGCGGTTGCGGCTCGGCGTGTTCAGCCTGGCCGAGTCGCTGGCATTGCTCGCGCGTACGGCGGGCCGGGCCGTGGTCGACGCGGATCCCGGAACAGCGCGCCGTATCGCTGAACTGGCGGGCCACCTGCCACTCGCCCTCGCCGTACTGGCCAGCCGGATCAAGGCAACACCCGGCTGGTCGCTTCGGGATCACCTCGAGCGGCTGGTCGAGCACCGGGCCCGGTTGCGCCTCGACGACGGTGTGGCGCTCGCGCTCTCCTCGTCGTACGAGGCGATGGGGCCGGATAGTAGGCGGTTGCTGCGATTGCTGTCAGTGCATCCCGGCCGCGACTTCGACCAGCGGGCGGCGGCTGCGCTTGCGGGGGTCGAGCCGGACGAGGCCGCGCGGCTGTTGTCGGAGCTCGTGCGCGCAAGCCTGGTTCAGGATCGCGGGCAGGGGCGGTACGACCTGCACGACCTGATTCGCGTCCTGGCGTCGGACCGGGCGCAGGACGAAGAGGCTCCGGCCGTACGTCGTACCGCGCTCGACGGTCTCTTCGGGTACTACCGATCGGCGGTCGCATCGGCGGCCACCAGCTACGCGCCGCATGACTGGTTGCGTTGGGGTGACGCCGTTGGGATGGCCGAAAAGTTGCCCGCAGCAACGGATCCCGCGACGGCTCGTGCCTGGCTTGATCGCGAACGGCCCAACCTCGTCGCGACGGCTTTGGCTGCCGCCGACCACGGCCGGCCGGGGTACGTGACCGATATGTCGATGATGCTGCACTACTACCTCGACACCGCCGGGTTCTTCTGCGAGGCGGAGACATTGCATCGCGAGGCGGTGCGCTGCGCGATCGACGACGACACTCGCAGCCGCGCGTACAACGTATTGGGCTGTGTTTATTGGCGATTGGGCTGCTACGCAAACGGTCGGGACGCGTACGAGCGCGCGCTCGATCTGGCTCGCGGGGTCGGGAATCAGAAGGGCGTCGGCAGCGGCCTGTCGAACGTTGCCCTCGGCCACTACCGGCTCGGCCGGTATCGCGACGCGATCGAGCATCACCTGGGCGCGCTGTCGATTTTCGTTGCTATCGACAACAAACCTCGGCAGAGTACGACGCTTGCCGGGCTGGGGTGGAGTTCGCTTCGACTGGGCCGGTATTCCGAGGCGCTCGAGTATTTCCTGCGCAGCCTCGAGATCACTCGCGGTCTCGGCGATAACGGGACTTTCGAGGAGGCGTACGCGCTCGCCAATGCCGGCGCGGCGTACGAGCTGCTCGGGCGGCGGGCGGATGCCCGGACCCACTACGAGGCATCGCTCGCGTTGTCCCGGCAGCTCGGCTATCCCGGTGGGCAGAGCGACGCGCTGAACGGGTTGGGCCGGTTGTACCTGGCGGATGGACGGGTCGGTTGGGCCGT
Encoded here:
- a CDS encoding tetratricopeptide repeat protein, which translates into the protein MLATEGAPGPIGARTVDELSARLRALQAWSGVSYREIHRRVVRSRQERNVAEIPAYNTVYRCLSPGRCRLDVELVVDIARVLLDDEARVAEWRQAHQVVSGLAADASVVSVEALPDDPGAFTGRAAELTAALDSSTARGLLLVEGMPGVGKTTLAAHLAHRLIERGHGGEIQFAVNLRGHDPDRLPADPGAVLDGFLRRLGVSGSRIHGLDVCGRSALFRRLIAGKQALILLDNAASEEQVEPLLSSGPDCFTVVTSRRHLAGLPEARRLRLGVFSLAESLALLARTAGRAVVDADPGTARRIAELAGHLPLALAVLASRIKATPGWSLRDHLERLVEHRARLRLDDGVALALSSSYEAMGPDSRRLLRLLSVHPGRDFDQRAAAALAGVEPDEAARLLSELVRASLVQDRGQGRYDLHDLIRVLASDRAQDEEAPAVRRTALDGLFGYYRSAVASAATSYAPHDWLRWGDAVGMAEKLPAATDPATARAWLDRERPNLVATALAAADHGRPGYVTDMSMMLHYYLDTAGFFCEAETLHREAVRCAIDDDTRSRAYNVLGCVYWRLGCYANGRDAYERALDLARGVGNQKGVGSGLSNVALGHYRLGRYRDAIEHHLGALSIFVAIDNKPRQSTTLAGLGWSSLRLGRYSEALEYFLRSLEITRGLGDNGTFEEAYALANAGAAYELLGRRADARTHYEASLALSRQLGYPGGQSDALNGLGRLYLADGRVGWAVRCHREALELCDGIGNRPLTIEVRNDLGKALRQAGRPDLALEQFELALDEAKALDDRFELARAHAGLGAVRAQECAFEVAAQCWQRAFDLFEALDAPEAVDARKALDAVETTAELKGAELNDGSGRRESLPTAAP